One window of Tepidanaerobacter acetatoxydans Re1 genomic DNA carries:
- a CDS encoding permease, with translation MLSKIFDSTTLGFMAAAIILFIIVWIKDASLAVSASKDGLTLFVRYAVLIISSMLIAAYIQVLIPKDLITSYLGGASGFKGIFLGSLIGGLTPGSPYAALPFFAGIMRMGASVPTTVAMVCAWGLWSIGRIPLEAAVMGAKFTMIQVISSFILPILAGLVAWFLETIPWFMT, from the coding sequence TTGTTAAGTAAGATATTTGATTCTACCACTTTGGGTTTTATGGCGGCTGCAATCATATTATTTATTATTGTATGGATTAAAGATGCATCATTGGCCGTATCTGCTTCAAAAGACGGTTTAACCCTTTTTGTAAGATATGCAGTGCTTATTATTTCCTCTATGCTCATTGCCGCCTATATTCAGGTACTGATTCCTAAAGACCTGATAACTTCATATCTTGGCGGCGCTTCCGGTTTTAAAGGCATATTTTTAGGAAGCCTTATAGGCGGTCTGACTCCCGGCTCTCCATATGCCGCACTGCCGTTTTTTGCCGGCATCATGCGTATGGGAGCAAGTGTGCCTACGACTGTGGCCATGGTATGTGCATGGGGTCTCTGGTCCATTGGCCGTATTCCTTTAGAGGCCGCTGTCATGGGCGCGAAGTTTACTATGATTCAGGTAATAAGCAGTTTTATTCTTCCGATTCTCGCCGGTCTAGTGGCATGGTTCCTCGAGACTATACCGTGGTTTATGACTTGA
- the recQ gene encoding DNA helicase RecQ, with protein MGIYETLKTYFGYDNFKKGQEKVVNAILAGRDVLGIMPTGGGKSLCYQLPATMLEGVTIVVSPLISLMKDQVDSLNEMGLAGTFINSTLDYDEFITRLNEIRNGKYKLIYVAPERLNTNLFLNLAKDMKISLVAIDEAHCISQWGHDFRPSYLEIPKFINSLYPRPVVAAFTATATKEIIEEIKNLIGLKNPLEVITGFDRPNLFYQVVKPSNKFSYLLNYLKNNYTNESGIVYCATRKTVESLVKKLQDYDISVVGYHGGMSSEARQENQDNFMLDKVRIIAATNAFGMGIDKPDIRFVIHYNMPKNMEAYYQEAGRAGRDGEKSDCILMYSPADIVKQKIIIQSENLSPERETAMYQNLQYLVDYCHTDDCLRNKILVYFGEDAQQKNCKNCGNCLDQSERVDITTEAQKILSCIYRVNQNYGVNTVVQVLRGSKSKRVIEYGLDKISTYKIMQEYSSDAIKEMIMALVSNGYIHMTADKFPILKLTDISWEILHGKTKFFHKKDLLQKANLSKEKRLFAERINNNFDKELFKRLKNLRQTIAQEKNLPTYIIFHDSSLREMAAFMPRNREEFFKIKGVGQKKYESYGEEFVCLINEYIQTEGLDVNELRRQIANNTMIDSLPGELQEDNTKTGRYELTYNCYLKGLSLKEIAQQRNLTENTIINHLERCQQEGKIVDWSRFIDSEKEKQILNAIEKVGAEKLKPIKEALPEEISYSDIRLVICKHL; from the coding sequence ATGGGTATATATGAAACATTAAAGACGTATTTTGGATATGATAATTTTAAAAAAGGCCAGGAAAAGGTGGTAAATGCAATACTTGCAGGCAGGGATGTTTTGGGGATAATGCCCACAGGGGGAGGTAAATCCCTGTGTTATCAACTGCCGGCAACTATGTTAGAAGGTGTAACTATAGTTGTATCACCGCTTATTTCTCTGATGAAGGACCAGGTAGATTCTTTGAATGAAATGGGCTTAGCGGGAACTTTTATAAACAGTACCTTAGATTATGATGAATTTATCACAAGGCTTAATGAAATACGAAATGGCAAGTACAAATTAATATATGTAGCGCCGGAACGCTTAAACACCAATTTGTTTTTAAATTTGGCAAAGGATATGAAAATCTCACTGGTAGCCATTGATGAGGCACATTGTATAAGTCAATGGGGTCATGATTTTAGACCCAGCTATCTTGAAATCCCCAAATTCATAAATTCACTTTATCCTCGACCAGTGGTAGCTGCTTTTACAGCTACGGCTACCAAGGAAATTATTGAAGAAATAAAGAATTTAATAGGCCTAAAAAATCCCCTTGAGGTCATAACAGGGTTTGACAGGCCTAATCTGTTTTATCAGGTTGTAAAACCCAGCAATAAGTTTTCATATTTGCTGAACTACTTGAAAAACAATTATACCAATGAATCCGGGATAGTATATTGCGCTACCAGAAAGACCGTAGAATCTCTAGTAAAGAAACTCCAAGATTATGACATTTCAGTTGTTGGATATCACGGCGGTATGAGCTCAGAGGCAAGGCAAGAAAATCAAGATAATTTCATGCTGGACAAGGTTAGGATAATCGCAGCCACAAATGCTTTTGGAATGGGAATAGACAAACCTGATATAAGGTTTGTGATTCACTATAATATGCCTAAAAATATGGAGGCTTATTACCAGGAAGCGGGCAGAGCGGGCCGCGATGGGGAGAAAAGCGACTGCATTTTAATGTATTCTCCGGCAGACATCGTAAAACAAAAGATTATAATACAAAGTGAAAATCTTTCTCCTGAGCGGGAAACTGCTATGTACCAAAATCTCCAGTATTTGGTAGACTATTGTCATACTGATGATTGTCTCAGAAATAAAATATTAGTCTATTTCGGTGAAGATGCACAGCAGAAAAACTGTAAAAATTGCGGCAACTGCTTGGACCAATCGGAAAGGGTTGATATTACAACAGAAGCACAAAAAATATTATCATGCATATACAGAGTGAATCAGAACTATGGTGTCAATACTGTTGTGCAGGTTTTGCGAGGTTCGAAAAGCAAGAGGGTAATTGAATATGGTCTGGATAAAATTTCTACATATAAAATCATGCAAGAGTACAGCAGTGATGCCATAAAAGAAATGATAATGGCTTTAGTATCAAACGGATATATCCATATGACTGCCGATAAGTTTCCCATCCTAAAGCTCACCGATATTTCCTGGGAAATATTACATGGTAAGACAAAATTCTTTCATAAAAAAGATTTACTTCAAAAAGCGAATTTGTCAAAAGAAAAAAGGCTCTTTGCAGAGCGAATAAACAATAATTTTGACAAAGAACTTTTCAAGCGGCTAAAAAACTTAAGGCAAACCATAGCCCAGGAGAAAAACCTGCCAACATATATAATTTTTCATGACTCGAGTTTAAGGGAAATGGCTGCATTCATGCCGCGAAACCGGGAAGAATTCTTCAAAATAAAGGGTGTCGGCCAGAAAAAGTATGAAAGCTATGGAGAGGAGTTTGTTTGCCTGATAAATGAATATATCCAAACAGAGGGGTTAGATGTCAATGAGCTTAGGAGACAGATAGCAAATAACACCATGATTGACAGCTTACCAGGTGAGTTGCAAGAGGATAATACTAAAACTGGCCGCTATGAACTGACCTACAACTGTTATCTTAAAGGATTGTCGCTGAAAGAAATAGCACAACAAAGAAACCTTACTGAAAATACCATAATAAACCATTTGGAAAGATGTCAACAAGAAGGTAAAATCGTTGACTGGTCAAGGTTCATCGATTCGGAAAAAGAGAAACAGATTTTAAATGCAATTGAGAAAGTAGGTGCGGAAAAACTAAAACCTATTAAAGAGGCTTTGCCGGAAGAAATTAGTTATTCAGATATACGATTGGTGATTTGCAAGCATTTATAG
- a CDS encoding [FeFe] hydrogenase, group A — protein MEKTMKINGKQVSFTDEANLLEVIRKAGIELPTFCYHSELSVYGACRMCLVEDDNGRIMAACSTPPRPGMSIRTHTERLIRQRRVTLELLLANHDRECTTCVKSGNCRLQELANILGIGEIRFGQKNGRLPIDDSSPAIVRDPNKCILCGDCVRMCEEVQGVGVLGFAYRGSNAKVVPPFNKNISEVNCVDCGQCAAVCPTGALTIASHMEKVWSALYDPQKTVVAQIAPAVRVSLGEEFGLKPGTPATGKVVGALKKIGFDKVFDTCFAADVTAIEESCEFLERISKNQRLPQFTSCCPAWVKYVELHYPQYKDNISTCRSPQQMFGSLMKGIYAKAMGTDSENIFVVSIMPCTAKKSEAKREEFFKNGIPDVDAVLTTQELARMIREAGVVFDEVEEMPFDMPLGFATGGGVIFGGSKGVATAVMRVIGKEPDFKADKDNPNIKTAEIDYNARKIKVATVSGLGNAKKLLEDLRAGNKYYDLIEVMACSGGCIGGGGQPQPNSNNIRKSRKQGLFGHEKLMQLKSPIENPVIKDLYKDNLGEPGSAKAHAMLHTAYTNRKRINESICFFEGQLNTAKKRVVKVCVGTCCYLSGAYDLFSTLKDKLSQEDFKDKVELAATFCFENCTQSPCVMVDDVLIGEATVEKVINEILKQTAVQ, from the coding sequence ATGGAAAAGACTATGAAAATAAACGGAAAACAAGTGTCGTTTACTGATGAAGCCAATCTCTTGGAAGTAATACGAAAAGCTGGCATTGAGCTTCCAACTTTCTGCTATCATTCAGAGCTTTCGGTATATGGTGCATGCAGGATGTGCCTGGTAGAAGATGATAACGGCAGAATAATGGCAGCATGCTCAACCCCGCCTCGCCCCGGAATGTCTATCAGGACTCATACAGAAAGGCTAATACGTCAGAGAAGGGTTACTTTAGAGCTTTTGCTGGCAAACCACGATAGAGAGTGCACAACCTGTGTAAAGAGCGGCAACTGCCGCCTACAGGAATTGGCAAACATTTTAGGAATTGGGGAAATCCGATTTGGACAGAAAAACGGTAGGCTGCCTATAGATGATTCAAGCCCTGCTATAGTAAGAGATCCAAACAAGTGCATCTTATGTGGAGATTGTGTTAGAATGTGCGAAGAAGTGCAAGGTGTAGGTGTGCTGGGTTTTGCATATAGAGGCAGCAATGCCAAGGTTGTGCCGCCTTTTAACAAGAATATTTCCGAAGTCAATTGCGTGGATTGCGGCCAATGTGCGGCAGTTTGTCCGACAGGAGCGCTGACAATAGCATCACATATGGAAAAGGTGTGGTCTGCCCTTTACGACCCACAAAAAACAGTAGTAGCTCAGATTGCTCCGGCTGTAAGAGTTTCCCTTGGAGAAGAATTCGGCTTAAAACCCGGTACCCCTGCAACCGGAAAAGTCGTAGGTGCTTTGAAAAAAATAGGATTTGATAAGGTTTTTGATACTTGTTTTGCAGCAGATGTTACTGCAATAGAAGAATCCTGTGAATTCCTAGAAAGGATTTCTAAAAACCAACGTTTGCCTCAATTTACATCATGCTGTCCTGCGTGGGTAAAATATGTGGAGCTGCACTATCCGCAGTATAAGGACAACATTTCTACCTGCAGATCTCCTCAACAAATGTTTGGCTCACTGATGAAGGGCATTTATGCCAAAGCCATGGGCACAGACTCTGAAAATATATTCGTAGTTTCTATAATGCCATGTACGGCGAAAAAGTCTGAAGCTAAACGGGAAGAATTTTTCAAGAATGGTATTCCGGATGTTGATGCAGTGCTTACCACACAGGAGCTTGCAAGAATGATAAGGGAAGCCGGAGTAGTCTTCGATGAGGTGGAAGAGATGCCCTTTGACATGCCTCTTGGCTTTGCTACGGGAGGCGGAGTTATCTTTGGCGGCAGCAAAGGTGTGGCAACTGCCGTAATGAGGGTAATCGGAAAAGAACCTGATTTTAAAGCAGATAAGGATAACCCAAACATAAAAACAGCTGAAATAGATTATAATGCAAGAAAAATTAAAGTTGCAACAGTTTCGGGATTAGGTAATGCAAAAAAGCTTCTTGAAGATTTAAGAGCCGGGAATAAATACTATGACTTGATAGAAGTAATGGCATGTTCTGGCGGATGTATAGGAGGCGGCGGTCAACCTCAGCCGAACAGCAATAATATAAGAAAAAGCCGAAAACAAGGTCTCTTTGGACATGAAAAACTTATGCAGCTTAAATCTCCCATAGAAAACCCAGTAATAAAAGACCTATATAAAGACAATCTCGGTGAGCCGGGAAGTGCTAAAGCTCATGCAATGCTCCACACAGCCTATACAAATCGAAAAAGAATTAATGAAAGTATATGCTTTTTTGAAGGGCAATTGAATACTGCTAAAAAAAGAGTTGTAAAAGTGTGTGTGGGCACATGCTGCTATCTGTCAGGTGCCTATGACCTTTTTTCAACCCTAAAGGATAAATTGAGTCAAGAAGATTTTAAGGATAAAGTAGAACTTGCTGCAACATTCTGTTTCGAAAATTGCACACAAAGCCCATGCGTTATGGTCGATGATGTGCTGATTGGAGAAGCCACAGTTGAAAAAGTAATTAATGAAATTTTGAAACAAACTGCAGTGCAGTAA
- a CDS encoding NADH-quinone oxidoreductase subunit NuoF: protein MIRTVDELQGKYDELSKMVQGYHMRILVCGGTGCIANGSLDVYEKFKEILHKKGLYTDLKLIQEGKEGVGISSSGCHGFCEMGPLVRIEPEGYLYVKVKAEDVEEIVESTVLRKQPVKRLLFKDSAEKKEFLKEEEIPFYRRQTRLVLKNCGKIDAEDIRDYIVCGGYKALAKVLMKMTPEEVCDEILKSGLRGRGGAGFPTGKKWKQVLMQDADIKYVVCNGDEGDPGAFMDRSVMEGDPHQMLEGMIIAGYASGAREGYIYVRGEYPLAVKRLQVAIQQAHEWGFLGKNILGSNFDFDIHINKGAGAFVCGEGSALTQSIEGFRGMPRPRPPRTVEKGLFGKPTVLNNVETFANVPLIISNGADWYLSIGTPGSPGTKIFALTGNINNTGLIEVPMGITLRQIIFDIGAGIRNGKKFKAVQIGGPSGGCLTEEHLDISMDFDSLEAAGAMVGSGGLVVLDEDSCMVEVARFFMDFTQRESCGKCVPCREGTKRMLEILEKIVSGNANIKDLQLLEELAEVVKIGSLCGLGKTAPNPVLTTMKYFKDEYMAHVVEKRCPSKVCKGLGQLAIDPDKCRGCGKCRKICPASAIEGKTREPHKIDITRCLRCLACIDACPFDAIREE, encoded by the coding sequence ATGATCAGGACAGTTGATGAGTTGCAAGGGAAATATGATGAGTTGAGCAAAATGGTGCAAGGCTACCACATGCGTATTCTTGTATGCGGAGGGACCGGGTGTATTGCTAACGGTTCACTAGATGTCTACGAAAAGTTCAAAGAAATTTTACACAAGAAGGGGCTTTATACTGATCTAAAGCTAATTCAAGAAGGGAAAGAAGGAGTCGGCATATCTTCTAGCGGCTGCCACGGATTTTGTGAAATGGGCCCTCTTGTTAGAATTGAACCTGAAGGCTATTTATATGTAAAGGTAAAGGCCGAGGATGTTGAGGAGATTGTTGAAAGCACAGTCTTGAGAAAGCAACCTGTTAAGCGGCTTTTGTTTAAAGACTCTGCCGAGAAAAAAGAGTTTCTAAAAGAAGAGGAAATTCCTTTTTATCGCCGTCAAACGCGCCTTGTGCTGAAAAACTGCGGCAAAATTGATGCCGAGGACATAAGAGATTATATTGTATGTGGCGGTTATAAAGCACTTGCAAAGGTGTTAATGAAAATGACACCTGAAGAGGTCTGTGATGAGATTTTAAAATCCGGACTTAGAGGGCGCGGTGGAGCAGGGTTTCCGACAGGGAAAAAGTGGAAACAGGTTCTTATGCAGGATGCGGATATAAAGTATGTGGTGTGCAATGGAGATGAAGGAGATCCCGGAGCCTTCATGGATCGCAGTGTAATGGAAGGTGATCCTCATCAGATGCTGGAAGGCATGATAATAGCAGGATATGCATCTGGAGCCAGGGAAGGCTACATATATGTAAGAGGTGAATATCCTCTGGCGGTTAAAAGACTGCAGGTGGCCATACAACAAGCACATGAATGGGGATTTCTCGGGAAAAACATATTAGGCAGCAATTTTGATTTTGATATTCATATCAACAAGGGAGCAGGTGCGTTTGTATGTGGTGAGGGTTCGGCGCTTACTCAGTCTATTGAAGGCTTTAGAGGAATGCCTCGACCCAGACCGCCTCGCACTGTTGAAAAGGGCCTTTTTGGGAAACCTACGGTTTTAAACAATGTAGAAACCTTTGCAAATGTACCTCTTATAATATCTAACGGAGCTGATTGGTATCTGTCCATAGGTACTCCCGGAAGCCCCGGAACGAAAATATTTGCATTGACAGGCAATATAAACAACACGGGCTTAATTGAAGTGCCTATGGGTATTACACTTCGCCAAATAATATTTGATATAGGTGCAGGTATAAGAAACGGCAAGAAGTTTAAGGCGGTTCAGATTGGAGGCCCTTCAGGCGGATGTTTGACCGAAGAGCATCTTGATATTTCTATGGACTTTGATTCTCTGGAGGCTGCCGGTGCTATGGTGGGTTCAGGCGGTTTGGTAGTTTTAGATGAGGATAGCTGTATGGTGGAAGTGGCCCGGTTTTTTATGGATTTTACCCAAAGAGAATCCTGCGGCAAATGTGTGCCATGTCGAGAAGGAACAAAAAGGATGCTGGAGATTTTAGAAAAGATAGTGTCAGGTAATGCGAATATAAAAGACTTACAACTTTTAGAGGAGCTTGCCGAAGTAGTAAAAATCGGTTCCTTGTGCGGTCTTGGGAAGACTGCGCCTAACCCGGTATTGACAACGATGAAATATTTTAAAGATGAATATATGGCACATGTAGTTGAAAAAAGATGCCCCTCAAAGGTATGTAAAGGCCTTGGTCAACTTGCCATTGACCCGGATAAATGCCGCGGCTGCGGAAAATGCAGGAAAATATGTCCTGCATCGGCTATTGAAGGCAAAACGAGGGAACCTCATAAAATTGACATTACTCGATGCTTGCGGTGTCTTGCATGTATAGATGCATGCCCCTTTGATGCCATAAGGGAGGAATAA
- a CDS encoding complex I 24 kDa subunit family protein — protein sequence MVNDISCRNFEKVNEILEKYDYKPSNLISIFQEVQEIYRYLPEEILVYISTAMRIAPSRIFGVATFYESFSLEPKGKNLIKVCDGTACHVRNSDKILSTTKEILNLKGDAKTTDDMLFTLETVSCLGACGLAPVIVINDKVYGNMTPEKVRQLINDIKEVSCNDQDS from the coding sequence TTGGTAAATGATATTTCATGCAGAAACTTTGAAAAGGTAAACGAGATTCTTGAAAAATATGATTATAAACCGTCAAATCTTATAAGCATATTTCAGGAAGTGCAGGAGATTTATCGCTATTTGCCGGAAGAAATTCTTGTTTACATTTCCACTGCTATGAGAATAGCGCCATCTAGAATATTTGGCGTTGCTACTTTTTATGAAAGCTTTTCACTGGAGCCAAAAGGGAAAAATCTGATAAAGGTCTGCGATGGAACGGCATGTCATGTGCGAAATTCGGATAAAATCCTATCTACTACCAAAGAAATACTGAATTTAAAAGGTGATGCAAAAACGACCGATGATATGCTCTTTACGCTTGAGACTGTTTCGTGCTTGGGAGCATGTGGTCTAGCACCTGTGATTGTTATAAACGACAAGGTATATGGCAATATGACACCTGAGAAGGTAAGGCAGCTGATTAATGATATAAAGGAGGTAAGCTGCAATGATCAGGACAGTTGA